The following are encoded in a window of Dictyostelium discoideum AX4 chromosome 6 chromosome, whole genome shotgun sequence genomic DNA:
- a CDS encoding cation transporter: protein MVGFIGSVLIKLIEFEVPFIDCLYIGYSALTTTGLVTVDISGWSSGTLFLLVILVQLGSTVLLTLPIVLLRRFFIRSVYSNSSIISAANASPDLISTIIHSHLPHHDFKDDDDENDNNNNEENDDNDDESYQHNNNNNEEHDDNDIEIGGILKLDSPIDHNLPNGFQDDNAPHHYNIPIVGKIDKKSRKFSLDSPSSPIIQQQQQQQQQQQQQQQQQQQQQQQQQQQPSTTTTTTTTTNSTLNKSTNNSTNNNNNTNDSQSIQKEVNIDINRIDSLQELQEQQEHQQQQRQLSKPLNLNSYEDNMEYRSLGKLLVIIPCYIITIYILGFISIGAYIAGSESARSIMKANGVNGWWWSLFHTFSAFNNAGLALFSDSLIQINEKYFLLITLSILIFLGNTLFPVFLRIILLVVSKFTKDPEPYRNLLENPRSIFTHLFPYKETVQLFVIWCIFNVSQIALMALLDVNDKAFTNMNYGTILLNYYFSSISTRTCGFNSVDLNLLSESVLLLFVGLMFVSSYPFIISLRRSAVNNKYSNQSREVMKEVLIRDIFVPYICILFIAIFESQLLESGVITVFQILFEAISAFGNVGLSISITLSTYSKLVFIALMLAGKHRQLPESVDESVNPALLKKNAVISKIITRYKRRKL from the exons atgGTCGGGTTTATTGGATCGGTGTTAATTAAACTTATAGAATTTGAAGTACCATTTATAGATTGTTTATATATTGGTTATTCAGCATTAACAACCACAGGATTAGTGACAGTTGATATAAGCGGTTGGTCAAGTggaactttatttttattggtcATATTAGTTCAATTAGGCTCCACAGtattattaacattaccAATAGTATTACTACGTCGTTTTTTCATTAGATCAGTTTATAGTAATAGTTCAATAATTTCAGCAGCAAATGCTTCACcagatttaatttcaacaatAATTCATAGTCATTTACCACATCATGAttttaaagatgatgatgatgaaaatgataataataataatgaagaaaatgatgataatgatgatgaaagctatcaacataataataataataatgaagaacaTGATGATAACgatattgaaattggtggaattttaaaattagattCACCAATTGATCATAATCTTCCAAATGGTTTTCAAGATGATAATGCTCCGCATCATTACAATATTCCAATAGTTGggaaaattgataaaaaatcaaGGAAATTCTCTTTAGATTCACCTTCTTCTCCAattattcaacaacaacaacaacaacaacaacaacaacaacaacaacaacaacaacaacaacaacaacaacaacaacaacaacaacaaccttcaacaaccaccactaccactaccacaacaaactcaactttaaataagagtacaaataatagtacaaataataataataatacaaatgatTCACAATCAATACAAAAAGAAgttaatattgatattaatcGTATTGATTCATTACAAGAATTACAAGAGCAACAAgaacatcaacaacagcaaagacaattatcaaaaccattaaatttaaatagttaTGAAGATAATATGGAATATAGATCATTGGGTAAATTATTAGTAATTATACCATGTTATATTATaacaatttatatattaGGATTTATAAGTATTGGTGCATATATAGCAGGTAGTGAATCAGCTAGATCAATAATGAAAGCTAATGGAGTAAATGGTTGGTGGTGGTCATTATTTCATACATTCTCTGCATTTAATAATGCTGGTTTAGCATTATTTAGTGATagtttaattcaaattaatgaaaaatattttttattaattacattatcaattttaattttcttagGAAATACTTTATTTCCTgtttttttaagaattattttattagtaGTTTCAAAA tttacaAAAGATCCAGAACCATATAGaaatttattagaaaatCCACGTTCAATTTTCACTCATCTTTTCCCATATAAAGAAACTGTtcaattatttgtaatttggTGTATTTTTAATGTATCACAAATTGCATTAATGGCTTTATTAGATGTAAATGATAAAGCATTCACAAATATGAATTATGGTACTatacttttaaattattacttttcttcaatt agtACCCGTACATGCGGATTTAATTcagttgatttaaatttattaagtgaatcagttttattattatttgttggatTAATGTTTGTTTCATCATATCCATTCATTATTTCATTGAGAAGGTCTgctgttaataataaatatagtaATCAAAGTAGAGAAGTTATGAAAGAAGTTTTAATTCGTGATATTTTCGTTCcatatatttgtattttatttattgctATTTTTGAAAGCCAACTTTTAGAAAGTGGTGTAATCACTGTATTTCAA ataTTATTCGAAGCGATTTCAGCTTTTGGAAATGTTGGATTATCAATTAGTATAACTTTATCAACTTATTCAAAATTAGTATTTATAGCGTTAATGTTGGCTGGAAAACACAGACAATTGCCAGAATCTGTTGATGAATCTGTTAATCCTGCtcttttgaaaaagaatgcagtaatttcaaaaattattacaagatataaaagaagaaaattataa
- a CDS encoding TLDc domain-containing protein, with product MSLPNEINNKSKKTKFFPHQSKSNHYNNNNNNNQNYNNIVVKKTSITNAAHIPATNSFSSIFRYFKRKKSSGSLNSSFDNNNNSFASTSTEAENITTTTQDNKTNNNNNNTDSSSNSSSSSDNSNIEDSNSSVSTISTTPTTSIPNTAIINKLNQSKEGVRAHTPQDLKIDDYFNLTTTQIPNSNLLHRLDSRMVGILGEADINKCKEVIPDDQHFIIGYSLVLVTFNTILQPKMIKTFTSSPVALLVSDKSAFIVLFDTRSQTIQQVESCDLTEIKDIHSGYMSNSITNSNQLQFEINNNNNNNNNNNNNNNNNNNNNNNNNNNNNSNNGNNGNNGNITNLMEEGVSISPRNSKKNLGSFVLRIVKIKGSWVLMGYSPSDSPEVQREKIKTIEATIKSITDKAKMQHKIETRLENSERTHIPTAYYQPTPDTIFEGEIYFNLKKFSFIQIANQNQNSDNCKNDSHPCTNNTKQDDLSFSIDLISIFECRYTASTLIENFWELKLASQGEKSNNQYSLYLPKSDIEGITKNIARMITESQDIALLGYDDPSIDVIDEINSTLSSIDLNQQQQQQQQNNFNNFSNNNNNNNNNQNNNNNQNNNNNQNKSQLLQQPQLQLQNRKVTNLLLNNSIDKNLLSDNTVYRNLKKIQQTHETIDLSTNNKDLNENNFYFIDDDDEEENLTTTTTTTAATTTNQHGGGHNSAFTTSLDNYKTTNTPTSIHFQGKSDLLKVDDMLWLQSFLPARLVDEPFELVYSTLKHGISIRTFFSKVQQRSPCILVIKDDCKTIFGAYTSDPWQQDQKVHYGSGETFLFKFCTGNNNGQQTTIERKKFSWTRKNDNFMFSNGCISLGTGDSSAAFGLWIDEDLYYGSSVKCNTFDNDVLAHSQEFKVLEIEVWSSVSSKVVGNDKKTLNARDFFNPHYLKTPSFKY from the exons atgagCCTCCCTAacgaaataaataataaaagtaaaaaaacaaaattttttcctcatcaatcaaaatcaaacca ctataataataataataataacaaccaaaattataataatatcgTAGTTAAAAAAACATCAATAACAAACGCAGCACATATACCTGCGACAAATTCATTCTCTTCaatatttagatattttaaaaggaAAAAGTCATCTGGTTCATTAAATTCtagttttgataataataataatagttttgcGTCAACATCAACAGAGGCAGAAAATATAACGACAACAACACAAGACAATAAAactaataacaataacaataatactGATAGTAGTAGCAATagcagtagtagtagtgataATAGTAACATAGAAGATAGTAATAGCTCGGTTTCTACTATTTcgacaacaccaacaacttcaataccaaatacagcaataataaacaaactaAATCAATCAAAAGAAGGAGTAAGAGCACATACTCctcaagatttaaaaatagacgattattttaatttaacaacCACCCAAATTCCAAATTCTAATTTGCTTCATAGATTAGATAGTAGAATGGTTGGAATATTG gGTGAAGcagatattaataaatgtaaaGAGGTTATACCTGATGATCAACATTTTATAATTGGATATTCATTAGTATTAGTAACATTTAATACTATATTACAAccaaaaatgattaaaaccTTTACATCTAGTCCAGTTGCATTATTGGTATCTGATAAATCAGCATTCATTGTATTATTTGACACTAGATCACAAACTATTCAACAAGTTGAATCATGTGATCTTacagaaattaaagatataCATTCAGGTTATATGTCAAATAGTATAACTAATAGtaatcaattacaatttgaaataaataataataacaataataataataataataataacaacaacaacaataataataataataataataataataacaataataataattcaaataatggaaataatggaaataatgGAAATATAACAAATTTAATGGAAGAAGGAGTTTCAATATCACCAagaaatagtaaaaaaaatttaggaTCATTTGTATTACGTATTGTAAAGATTAAAGGATCCTGGGTATTAATGGGATATTCACCATCAGATTCACCAGAAGTACAAAGAGAAAAGATTAAAACCATTGAAGCAACAATTAAATCGATAACAGATAAAGCAAAAATGCAACATAAAATTGAGACTAGATTAGAAAACTCTGAAAGAACTCATATACCTACGGCTTATTATCAACCAACTCCCGATACTATATTTGAAGGTGAAATCTATTTTAACCTAAAGAAATTTTCATTCATTCAAATTgcaaatcaaaatcaaaatagtGACAATTGTAAAAATGATTCTCATCCATGTACAAATAATACCAAACAGGATGACCTAAGTTTCtctattgatttaatttcaatatttgaatgTAGATATACAGCATCGACTTTAATTGAGAACTTTTGGGAATTAAAATTAGCTTCTCAAggtgaaaaatcaaataatcaatattctttatatttaccaaaatcaga TATTGAAGGtattacaaaaaatataGCAAGAATGATTACAGAAAGTCAAGATATTGCTTTATTAGGTTATGATGATCCTTCAATTGATGttattgatgaaattaattcaacactttcttcaattgatttaaatcaacaacaacaacaacaacaacaaaataattttaataattttagtaataataataataataataataataatcaaaataataataataatcaaaataataataataatcaaaataaatcacaattattacaacaaccacaacttcAATTACAAAATAGAAAAGtaacaaatttattattaaataattcaattgataagaATTTACTTAGTGATAATACTGTAtatagaaatttaaaaaagattcaacAAACACATGAAACTATTGATTTaagtacaaataataaagacttgaatgaaaataatttttattttattgatgatgatgatgaagaagaaaatttaacaacaacaacaacaacaacagcagcaacaacaactaatCAACATGGTGGTGGTCATAATAGTGCATTTACAACATCATTAGATAATTATAAAACGACAAATACACCAACATCGATTCATTTTCAAGGTAAAtcagatttattaaaagttgatGATATGTTATGGTTACAAAGTTTTTTACCAGCTCGTTTAGTTGATGAACCATTTGAATTGGTTTATAGTACTTTGAAGCATGGTATTAGTATTAGAACGTTTTTCTCAAAAGTTCAACAAAGATCACCTTGTATTTTAGTTATAAAAGATGATTGTAAAACCATATTTGGTGCCTACACATCGGATCCATGGCAACAAGATCAAAAAGTTCATTATGGAAGTGGtgaaacatttttatttaaattttgtactggtaataataatggacaACAAACCACCATAGAGAGAAAGAAATTCTCTTGGACAAGAAAGAATGATAATTTCATGTTTTCAAATGGTTGTATCTCGTTGGGTACTGGTGATTCATCGGCTGCTTTTGGGTTATGGATTGATGAAGATCTTTATTATGGTAGTTCAGTTAAATGCAATACctttgataatgatgtttTAGCTCATAGTCaagaatttaaagttttGGAAATTGAAGTTTGGTCATCCGTTTCCAGTAAAGTCGTTggaaatgataaaaaaactttaaatgcTAGAGATTTCTTTAATCCTCATTATCTTAAAACACcttcttttaaatattaa
- the drap1 gene encoding hypothetical protein has product MKKKYKTKFPMARIKKIMQKDEEVGKIASATPILISQCLELFMADLVMKTCKITQAKKGKVISVNHLKECIKQESTFDFLTEIVDRIPDDKNEKRGRPKKTEGEDGGEEEEEEEEEMDMGEEEEEEEDEDDDDSDEEEEEAPKKGGKGSRGGKGSRGGRGGARGGASTRKVKSETSPVLKNTTITTTTATTTPTPTPTPNFANSPKDIQSTSLKKPSARKSNTTSPKSSPFLSSSAGSIQSPPLNNNNNNNNNNNNNNNNNGNFNNNNNFNNNNNNFNNNNNFNNNNFNNNNNNNNFNNNSNNNNNNFNNNNFNNNNYNSNEDENNNNNNNNNNKNNNNNNNSNNSNNNNRGQQFLSSSTASTITLPSNQYQPLAPISLPVLNNSNNNNSSNNNNNNNNNNNNNNNNNNEHILGNLNNNNSNRKINTNFDEEDSNHNINKSNINSIMNSSNNSIDNKDNGFNSFTFSNNNSNFNDNNNYNPNNPNNNNDNNGNGIVLPSLSSTNSSSTLPSFSSVPPILNTNNSNSNNSISHILNNLNSKKPNVEDEDFD; this is encoded by the exons atgaaaaagaaatataagACAAAATTCCCAATGGCAAGAATCAAAAAGATAATGcaaaaagatgaagaagtGGGAAAAATTGCATCTGCaacaccaattttaattt cTCAATGTTTAGAATTATTTATGGCAGATTTAGTAATGAAAACATGTAAAATAACACAAGCAAAGAAAGGTAAAGTTATATCAGttaatcatttaaaagaatGTATAAAACAAGAATCAACATTTGATTTCTTAACTGAAATTGTTGATAGAATTCCAGATGATAAAAATGAGAAAAGAGGTAGACCAAA gaaaaCTGAAGGTGAAGATGGAggtgaagaagaggaagaagaggaGGAAGAAATGGATATGGGTGAAGAagaggaggaagaagaagatgaggatgatgatgatagtgatgaagaagaggaagaagcaCCTAAAAAAGGAGGAAAGGGTAGCAGAGGTGGCAAAGGTAGTAGAGGTGGTAGAGGAGGAGCAAGAGGAGGAGCTTCAACCAGAAAAGTTAAATCTGAAACATCAcctgttttaaaaaatacaacaatcacaacaaccaccgcaacaacaacaccaacaccaacaccaacaccaaacTTTGCAAATTCCCCAAAAGATATTCAATCAAcatctttaaaaaaaccaTCAGCAAGAAAATCAAATACAACATCTCCAAAATCAAGTCCATTTTTATCTTCATCTGCTGGTTCAATTCAATCCCCacctttaaataataataataacaataataataataataataataataataataataatggtaatttcaacaataataataatttcaacaataataataataatttcaacaataataataatttcaacaataataacttcaacaataataataacaataataacttcaacaacaatagtaataataataataacaattttaacaacaataatttcaataataacaactaCAATAGTAATGAAGatgagaataataataataataataataataataataaaaataataataataataataatagcaataatagcaataataataacagagGACAAcaatttttatcatcatctacAGCGTCGACCATAACTTTACCATCAAATCAATATCAACCTTTGGCACCAATTTCATTACCAGTTTtgaataatagcaataataataatagcagcaataataataataataataataataataataataataataataataataataacgaaCATATACTTGgaaatttgaataataacaatagtaatagaaaaattaatacaaaCTTTGATGAGGAAGATTCCAatcataatataaataaaagtaatataaACAGTATAATGAATAGCAGTAATAATAGCATcgataataaagataatggatttaattcatttacattttcaaataataatagtaattttaatgataataataattataatccTAATAatcctaataataataatgataataatggaaatGGTATTGTTTTGCCATCCCTTtcatcaacaaattcatcatcGACTTTACCATCATTTTCTTCTGTACCACCAATactaaatacaaataatagcaattccaataatagtatttcacacattttaaataatttaaattcaaagaaaCCAAATGTTGAGGACGAagattttgattaa
- the itfg1 gene encoding hypothetical protein: MKPIILIVLLYIVCIININIVNADFFSDFWKPVFTNAPKFSSSKLYSIDDIGFSGYNGTVMAFGDFNADKYLDTFFLYENKSTLQVFLWNVESWKYDASDIIVHLGEGNRINNVVGGDFTYDGSLDILIQYRVANTTENGTIVGYSEENYMSLCQGHYTSIDEPISIYGGNANNRVVPTDQVLVFDANGDLHLDMFGISASTGERTLWINNDGSDDDALFYSMNAPQINPNQLGAQISSPHSNSFIDLNGDCLADLFITSKSLDDDDSIIGEIWINNKDLGYSLVTTLNFPPGTGQITFADFDNDGDLDMIYPVLNTINQTTFINEIYIVSNTQKPVCSSSLFSSASCIPQNALCSTDGTFSFSNTLNDTDGVTIVLSNDQFNGSIFYSDFENGIPLIIHSGDYNIDGFPDILISLIDPLNLEAGPHVELWENVECSPNVCSNGQNGRSFSKVIDGTDALTMVPNAHSAVFVDFGENGIADILVLSRDVNGSESVTAVFNNFYNDAFFFKTLGLNGVCTTMCPTGDKFPSPKPYGVNFPGGTFKFTYTDLSGNTHIQIGAQMYSSSYMSLQTPYNLFGLGRTSNYVDQLFFGMPLNQSVHFNNWVGTIPNSQVVAIPYKPSNPTGWTLELYINPSGIFFWVLIAFFAAIILLSAISFGLYRREKQQDIKMKQDQGHQFYFNAL; this comes from the exons ATGAAaccaataatattgatagttttattatatatagtttgtataataaatataaatatagtaAATGCAGATTTCTTTAGTGATTTTTGGAAGCCTGTATTCACAAATGCCCCAAAATTTTCAAGTtcaaaattatattcaatAGATGATATTGGCTTTAGTGGTTATAATGGTACAGTTATGGCATTTGGTGATTTTAATGCTGATAAATA tttagatactttttttttatatgagaATAAATCAACATTACAGGTATTTTTATGGAATGTTGAAAGTTGGAAATATGACGCATCAGATATAATAGTTCATTTAGGTGAAGGaaatagaattaataatgttGTAGGTGGTGATTTTACATATGATGGATCATTGGATATTTTAATACAATATAGAGTAGCCAATACGACTGAGAATGGCACAATCGTTGGATATAGTGAAGAGAATTACATGAGTTTATGTCAAGGTCATTATACGAGTATAGACGAACCAATTTCAATCTATGGTGGTAACGCTAACAATAGAGTGGTACCAACCGACCAGGTTTTAGTATTTGATGCAAATGGTGATTTACATTTGGACATGTTTGGAATCAGTGCTAGTACTGGTGAGAGAACGCTATGGATAAACAATGATggtagtgatgatgatgcttTATTCTACTCCATGAATGCACCACAAATCAACCCAAATCAATTAGGTGCTCAAATATCTTCACCACATAGTAACTCTTTTATAgatttaaatggtgattGTTTAGCTGATCTCTTTATCACttcaaaatcattagatgatgatgattctataattggtgaaatttggattaataataaagatttagGTTATAGTTTAGTTACAACTTTAAATTTTCCACCTGGTACTGGTCAAATTACTTTTGCTGATTTtg ataATGATGGAGATTTAGATATGATTTATCCAGttttaaatacaattaatCAAACaacatttataaatgaaatttatattGTATCAAATACACAAAAACCAGTTTGTTCAAGTTCATTATTTAGTAGTGCATCTTGTATACCACAAAATGCATTATGTTCAACTGATGGTACTTTTAGTTTTTCAAATACATTAAATGATACAGATGGT gttACAATTGTATTATCAAATGATCAATTTAATGGTAGTATATTTTATagtgattttgaaaatggtatACCATTAATTATACATTCAGGTGATTATAATATTGATGGATTTCCagatattttaatatcattaattgatcCATTAAATTTAGAAGCAGGACCACATGTTGAATTATGGGAAAATGTTGAATGTTCACCAAATGTTTGTAGTAATGGACAGAATGGACGTTCATTTTCAAAGGTAATCGATGGAACTGATGCATTGACAATGGTACCAAATGCACATAGTGCtgtatttgttgattttggtgaGAATGGTATCGCTGATATTTTAGTATTATCAAGAGATGTTAATGGTAGTGAATCGGTGACTGCagttttcaataatttctaTAACGATgctttctttttcaaaactTTGGGATTGAATGGTGTTTGCACTACAATGTGTCCAACTGGTGATAAATTCCCTTCTCCAAAACCTTATGGTGTAAATTTCCCTGGTGGCACTTTTAAATTCACTTATACCGATTTATCTGGTAATACTCATATTCAAATTGGTGCACAAATGTATTCTAGTAGTTATATGTCATTGCAAACACCTTATAATCTATTTGGGTTGGGTAGAACTAGTAATTATGTTGATCAATTATTCTTTGGTATGCCATTGAATCAATCTGTACATTTCAATAATTGGGTTGGCACAATTCCAAACTCTCAAGTCGTAGCAATTCCATACAAACCATCAAATCCAACGGGTTGGACTTTAGAATTATACATTAACCCTTCTGGTATTTTCTTTTGGGTTTTAATCGCTTTCTTTGCTGCtatcattttattatcagCAATAAGTTTCGGTTTATATAGACGTGAAAAACAACaagatattaaaatgaaaCAAGATCAAGgtcatcaattttattttaatgctctttaa
- the mrpl53 gene encoding ribosomal protein L53, mitochondrial: MREKLNLLAKLKSVVYKFDPLNPNTRSIRSFIPLTTCKRSRQLAPECSISFDLGPQNTSPVIDIKFVNGTEKSIKTDTLELMSIVESIELLKKSIRIEEIEKMKTTETTLQDILQPVNKKKDTGAKANR; encoded by the exons atgagagaaaaattaaatcttttagcAAAATTAAAGAGTGTTGTATATAAATTTGATCCATTGAATCCAAATACTAGATCAATAAG atctTTTATTCCATTAACAACATGTAAAAGATCTAGACAATTAGCACCAGAGTGTAGTATTAGTTTTGACCTTGGTCCACAAAACACATCACCAgtaattgatattaaatttg ttAATGGAACAGAAAAGAGTATTAAAACAGATACTTTAGAATTAATGTCAATtgttgaatcaattgaactTTTAAAGAAAAGTATAAGAAtagaagaaattgaaaagatGAAAACTACTGAAACAACTCTTCAAGATATTTTACAACCAGTcaacaaaaagaaagatACTGGTGCTAAAGCAAACAGATag
- a CDS encoding RNA recognition motif-containing protein RRM has protein sequence MDNNNIDHHNINSNDKNNNNEKNETIEQNDEILLNNFNDINIENNDNKSNTNINNYENNNNNNNNNNNNNNNNNINNNDSDKNHIENNNNNDEEGSNLSLPKSISGKIFVGGLLKTSSNEILKDYFSNFGEVKESIVIKATEKASKSRGFGFVTFVDPSVIDEVILINHSIEGKNVEIRRAIPKEEMTEEPKKQKLFVGGLPKHITSDDFNNYFSEFGEISEYNLLTEKNGTIKGFGFICFKDESVNEIILNEQQHIILGKRVDIRIADSQNKRLQQQQQQQQQQHPHQQQNQHQQPQHIVQHHMHSPPQILSQYPPKSVIIVQPHHHQLSPSHLNNGNQASSNSIPPSNSPGSPVNEMNYNNCNNNNSNGNRTTGTIISSSAGGESIPHPPIFQDGYEIYQHPMPYSESPYGTIQHQNSTYYPHNYMMVPVLYPYPPYQQHDHHSTNHHIQTQHQGSIPNPSTHQTNAHQQSTSSSTTSSSKYYQSSKYYNNNNTNINNNNNNNNNNNNNNNNNKINDFQISSSIPPTYSNSIHNNNNIQTSSSSYYYPIITNNSVYPQLGYSNYGRQSYYPQQHQQHHQQNHQQHQQQRAIYVTYPQYDFNHQSYNTNRIPKHQQNNNINNNNNNNNNNINNNNNNNNNNNNGSSTEKSNEQVTSQNSISPSSSYSSPSRRFNSKKEQELQGPNE, from the exons atggataacAATAACATTGACCACCACAATATcaattcaaatgataaaaacaataataatgaaaaaaatgaaacaattgaacaaaatgatgaaattcttttaaataattttaatgatatcaatattgaaaataatgataataaatcaaatacaaatatcaataattatgaaaataataataataataataataataataacaataacaataacaacaataatattaataataatgatagtgaTAAAAACCatattgaaaataacaacaataatgatgaagagggtagtaatttatctttaccaaaatcaatttctGGAAAAATCTTTGTTGGgggtttattaaaaacttcatcaaatg aaatattaaaagattatttttcaaattttggtGAAGTAAAAGAGTCAATCGTCATAAAGGCAACAGAAAAAGCAAGTAAAAGTAGAGGATTTGGATTTGTAACCTTTGTTGACCCATCAGTGATAGATGaagttatattaattaatcataGTATTGAAGGTAAAAATGTAGAGATTCGAAGAGCAATTCCAAAAGAAGAAATGACTGAAGaaccaaaaaaacaaaaattatttgttggtgGTTTACCAAAGCATATAACATCTG atgatttcaataattatttttcagaGTTTGGTGAAATTTctgaatataatttattaacagAGAAAAATGGTACAATAAAAGGATTTGGTTTTATATGTTTTAAAGATGAGAGtgtaaatgaaataattcttaatgaacaacaacataTAATTTTAGGAAAAAGAGTTGATATTAGAATTGCAGATAGTCAAAATAAGAGattgcaacaacaacaacaacaacagcaacaacaacatccacatcaacaacaaaatcaacatcaacaacctCAGCATATTGTCCAACATCATATGCATTCTCCACCTCAAATTCTTTCTCAATATCCTCCAAAATCGGTAATTATAGTCCAACCACATCACCATCAGTTATCTCCATcccatttaaataatggaaaCCAAGCCAGTTCAAACTCAATCCCACCATCAAATTCACCTGGATCACCAGTTAATGAAATGAATTATAATAactgcaacaacaacaacagcaatggCAATCGTACAACTGGTACTATAATATCATCATCTGCAGGAGGTGAAAGTATTCCACATCCTCCAATCTTTCAAGATGGATATGAAATCTATCAACATCCAATGCCTTATAGTGAGTCACCATATGGAACTATTCAACATCAAAACTCAACCTATTACCCACATAATTATATGATGGTACCAGTATTATATCCATATCCACCTTATCAACAACATGATCATCATTCTACAAACCATCATATTCAAACTCAACATCAAGGTTCAATTCCAAATCCTTCAACACATCAAACCAATGCACATCAACAATCGACTTCATCTTCAACAACTTCATCCTCCAAGTATTATCAATCGAGTAagtattataataataataatactaatattaataataataataataataataataataataataataataataataataataaaatcaatgattTTCAAATCTCCTCTTCTATCCCTCCAACATATTCAAATTCTatacataataataataacattcaAACATCCTCCTCCTCTTATTATTATCCAATAATCACAAATAATTCAGTTTACCCACAATTAGGTTATTCAAACTATGGAAGACAATCTTATTATcctcaacaacatcaacaacatcaccaacaaaatcatcaacaacatcaacagcaAAGAGCAATTTATGTTACTTATCCTCAATATGATTTTAATCATCAATCATATAATACAAATAGAATTCCAAAAcatcaacaaaataataatattaataataataataataataacaataataatattaataataataataataataataataataataacaatggaAGTTCAACAGAAAAATCCAATGAACAAGTAACTTCTCAAAACTCTATTTCTCCTTCATCATCCtattcatcaccatcaagaagatttaattcaaaaaaggAACAAGAATTACAAGGTCCAAATGAATAA